The nucleotide sequence CACGCACTTTCAAATCGTGCAATGGGATTTTGTTTATTTGGTAACATTGCAATCGCTGCAAAATTTGCTTTGACTCAAACAGGAATAAATAAAATTGCGATAGTTGATTTCGATGTTCATCACGGAAATGGAACCCAGGCACTTGTCGGTGATGATCCAAATATTCTTTTCATTTCATCTCATCAATATCCTTTTTATCCAGGTACCGGTTCAATAAATGAAATTGGATCAGGCGATGCAGAAGGAACTATTTTAAATATTCCTTTGCAAGCTGGAGTTGGTGATGAAGGATTGAAAATTGTTTATGAAGAGGTTGTAATTCCTTCCTTGGAAAGATTCAAACCTGATTTAATTTTAATATCTGCCGGTTACGATGCTCACTGGAAAGATCCACTTGCAAATCTTGATTTAAGTCTTGTTGGTTTCAATTGGATATCAAAACAATTAATTAATTTTGCAAAAAATATTTGCGGTGGAAAAATAATTTTCTTTCTGGAAGGAGGATATGACCTTGATGTATTAAGTTATGGTGTAACTAATACAATTCGCAGGCTTCTCGGAATTGATGAATTTGAAGACCCAATTGGTAAATCAAATCAAAATGAACCTGATATTAAAAAACTCATAAAAGAACTAATAAAGATTCATAATCTTTAATTGAATTCACTCAGGCAAATAAATCTGTAATAGCATTTTCATCTTCAAAATAGCAATGAATAAATTCGGCTTTTTCATTGTCCA is from Ignavibacteriota bacterium and encodes:
- a CDS encoding histone deacetylase, with the protein product MTNLITGIVYDPIFLQHDFHGHPENSARLKSIITTLKEKGLLQELAQVKSRQADFNEIRLCHTKEYIQYVKSFCEKGGGYLDPDTYSTKYSFLAAATAVGSSIDLTKNVINGKLKNGFALLRPPGHHALSNRAMGFCLFGNIAIAAKFALTQTGINKIAIVDFDVHHGNGTQALVGDDPNILFISSHQYPFYPGTGSINEIGSGDAEGTILNIPLQAGVGDEGLKIVYEEVVIPSLERFKPDLILISAGYDAHWKDPLANLDLSLVGFNWISKQLINFAKNICGGKIIFFLEGGYDLDVLSYGVTNTIRRLLGIDEFEDPIGKSNQNEPDIKKLIKELIKIHNL